GAAAGCCTTGGTGATCTTCAGCACCGTGGCCTTGCCGGTGTGCGTCTCGACCTGGTTGAGGAAGGTCATCAACTCGCTTTCCATCTTGGCGTCGGTAACCTTCACCGGGCACGCGTCCGCCAGCATGTCGAGCTCCACGGCCGGCGGCAAGAGCGCCGCATCGCGCGGCACCGTGGTGACGAAGTTGGCTGCCTGCTGGCCAGCTGGTTGGCAAGGATCGTACCGGTGAACCGCCCCCACCGGCATGCCGGCGGCGCGCGCCTTTTCGAAGTTCGCGACGAACGCCGGATCGCGCGCAAAGACGCTGACGCTGGCGTCGAGGTAGGCGAAGTCGGCGCCGATTGCCTTGAGCGACGCAAAGTTGACATCGCCGTCCGCCGCGCCCACTTCCACGCCCTGCATCGGAAAGGCCGCACGCTCGGGCGTCCAATGGTGCAAGTGCCACCAAGCCCAGCCGCCGCCGATCAGCGCCACCAACAGCAGCGCGGCCGCGATACGCACGCCCATGCTCGACCGTGCGCCGCCGCGCCGCTTCTTCGCTCTTGCCACCGTGCTCCCCCTCAGCCGCGGATGTGCAGGACGCAGATCAAGGTGAAGAGCCGCCGGGCCGTGGCGAAATCGGTCTCTACCTTGCCCTCCAGCCGTTCGAGCAGCATCTCGGCCGCTTCGTTGTGGACACCCCGGCGGGCCATGTCGATGGTCTCGATCTCCAGCGGCGTCGCCTTGCGGATCGCCTGATAGTAACTCTCGCAGATCGCGAAGTATTCGCGGATCGGACGGCGGAAGCGGGCAAGGCCCAGGATCAGCGATTCGAGCAGCTCGCCCTCGCCGCCTGACACCTCCAGCGACAGCCGCCCGTCCCGCACGGAGAGGCGCAGGCGGTAGGGCCCGTGGTGGCCGGCCTCAAAAGCGCGCAACGGCTTGAAGGTGTTGTCCTCGATAAGATCGAAGATCGCGATCCGGCGCTCCTGCTCAATATCGGCGTTGCGCCACAGGATGGTCGCATCGTCGAGTTCGATGTGGGAAATGCGCAGGTCCGCCATGGTGGCGAAGGGCCTTACGCTTTTGTGGCAATTCGGGGAAGGGTAGCTCTTCAGTCGGAGCGGAAGAAGTAAGTGGGTTCGCGCAGAGGCGCAGAGAGGAGGCCGCTGAGCGCCGCAGGCTTTATCCTCTCGAGAACGGTTGTTCTTGCTCTGACCAGTGAGAGGATAACGCGGCTTTCCCGCAAGCACGACCTCTCTGCGTCTCTGCGCCTCTGCGCGAACCCACCTTTTCTTCTTCGTCCAGCCGCGACTCCGCGCCTTCGCGTGATCCTCGTCCAATCCACAGCCTGTGGAAGAATATGCTGAAATAGTTCGCTTGCCCCCACCCGCGCCCACGCGCAAAATCGTCAGCTTATGGCAACGGCACCCTCTCTCGTCCGCGATGCGGAAGTCCCAGCGATTCGCGCGCTGCCCTCTAACGTTGAGGCCGAGGCCGCGTTCCTGGGCGCCGTCCTCATCGACAACCGCGTGCTGGAGGAACTGCAGACCCCGCTCACGCCCGGGCACTTCTTCGAGCCCGTCCACGCCCGCATCTTCGAGCGTCTGACTCAGCTGCTCGACCGCAAGGCGGTGGTCACGCCCGTCACGCTGCGGCCCTATTTCGAAGCCGACGAGGCGCTGAAGGCTCTGGGCGGGGTCGCCTACCTCGCGCGCCTTACTGCCGACGGACAGGGCCTGCTCGCCCCGCGCGAACTGGCAGACCAAATCTATGACCTCGCCTTGCTGCGCGAGCTGGTGTCGGTCGGACGCGGCCTCGTTGAGGGGGCGATGGACACGTCGGAGTCGGTCGAACCGCTCGAGCAGATCGAACACGCCGAAGCCGCGCTCTACAAAGTGGCCGAAGGCGCCTCGACCGGCAGCGAGGCCAAGAGCTTCAGCGCCGCCACGCGCGTCGCGATAGAATCGATCGAAAGGGCGTTCAACTCGGGCGGCCACATCTCGGGCAAGACCACCGGGTTCGATTCGATCAACGGCAAGATCGGCGGCCTGCACGATTCCGACCTGATCATCCTCGCCGGGCGTCCCGGCATGGGCAAGACCTCGCTTGCCACCAACATCGCCTTCAACGCCGCCGAGCGCCTGCGCCGCGACATTGCCGACGGCATCCCGATCGAGAAGTCGGTCGGCGCCGCCACTGCGTTCTTCAGCCTGGAAATGAGCGCCGACCAGCTTGCCACGCGTATCCTGGCCGAGCAGTCGGGCATCAGCTCATCGGCGCTGCGCATGGGCAAGATCAGCCGCGAGGACTTCCAGCAGCTCTCCTTCGCCAGCCAGCGCCTGGCCGAGCTGCCGCTTTATATCGACGACACGCCCGGCCTCACCATCGCCGGCCTGCGCACCCGCGCGCGGCGCCTCAAGCGCCGTCACGACATCGGGCTGATCGTGATCGACTACCTCCAGCTGCTGCAAGGCAGCGGCCGCGCCAGCGACAACCGCGTGAACGAGATCTCCGAGATCAGCCGCGGCTTGAAGACGCTGGCCAAGGAGCTGCACGTGCCGGTCATCGCACTCTCGCAGCTCAGCCGTGCGGTCGAGCAGCGCGACGACAAGCGGCCGATGCTGTCCGACCTGCGCGAATCGGGCTCGATCGAGCAGGACGCCGACATGGTGTGGTTCGTCTATCGCGAGGACTACTACGCGATGGCGACCCAGCCCAAGGAGGCCAGCGACACCGATCCGCCCGACGTGCGCGCCAAGTGGGAGGACTGGAAGGAGAAGATGGAGCGCATCACCGGTCTTGCCGAACTGATCGTCGGCAAGCAGCGGCACGGCGCCACCGGCAAGGTGCGGCTGCGCTTCGAGGCGCGCATCACCAAGTTCTCCGACCTAGCGCCCGATGACCTGCGCGCGGCCTATACGGACGACGATTGAGCGTGAGCGCCGCCGGCCCGCAAACGGGCAAGGTCATGCTGCTCGCCGGCGGCAGCGGCTCGGTCGGCAGCGCCATCGCCCGCGCGGCACACGCGGAAGGCTGGACGCTGGCGATCCATGGCCGCAGCCAGGACAAGGTCGCGGCGCTGGTGGATGAGCTCGCCGCGCATGGGGCGGCGGAGGGTTTCCTCGTCGATATCTGGCAGGCCGACGCTGCGGAGGTGCTGGTCGCCGAGGTGGTCGAGCAGTTCGGCAGGCTCGACGCGGTGATCGATTGCACTGCGACCGGTCCTGGCGGGATTACTGGCCTTTTCCGGCAGACCGAACCTGCCGCATTCGGGCAATTCCTCGACCTCTCGGTCGGTTGGCTGCAGCGCCTCGCCCATGCCGCCTACCCGCACCTGGCACGTGATGGCGGCACGCTGATCGCGTTCGTCTCTGACGCCGGCGTATTCGCCGCTCCGCGTCAGGCGCTGATCGGTGCTGCCCGCGCCGGGACCATCGGCTTCGTCCGCAACTTCGCGCTGGAAGCCACCCGCGATGGCATCCGTGCGCACTGCATCTCGCCTAGCTATGTCAAGGGCAGCGACAGCGCGCGCAAGATGGGCTCCGAGCGCATGGCCAAGGCTGCGGCGCGGGCCGGGCTGGGCCTGCCCGCGGCCGAGGACATTGCACCGCTCGCGGTGTTCCTGTGCGGCGATGGCGCTCGCAAGATCACCGGGCAGGTGATCAGCGTCAATGGCGGGTTGAACGCTTAGGTCTCTCTCCCTTCCTCTTC
The window above is part of the Novosphingobium sp. 9U genome. Proteins encoded here:
- a CDS encoding UPF0262 family protein, whose product is MADLRISHIELDDATILWRNADIEQERRIAIFDLIEDNTFKPLRAFEAGHHGPYRLRLSVRDGRLSLEVSGGEGELLESLILGLARFRRPIREYFAICESYYQAIRKATPLEIETIDMARRGVHNEAAEMLLERLEGKVETDFATARRLFTLICVLHIRG
- a CDS encoding replicative DNA helicase; the protein is MATAPSLVRDAEVPAIRALPSNVEAEAAFLGAVLIDNRVLEELQTPLTPGHFFEPVHARIFERLTQLLDRKAVVTPVTLRPYFEADEALKALGGVAYLARLTADGQGLLAPRELADQIYDLALLRELVSVGRGLVEGAMDTSESVEPLEQIEHAEAALYKVAEGASTGSEAKSFSAATRVAIESIERAFNSGGHISGKTTGFDSINGKIGGLHDSDLIILAGRPGMGKTSLATNIAFNAAERLRRDIADGIPIEKSVGAATAFFSLEMSADQLATRILAEQSGISSSALRMGKISREDFQQLSFASQRLAELPLYIDDTPGLTIAGLRTRARRLKRRHDIGLIVIDYLQLLQGSGRASDNRVNEISEISRGLKTLAKELHVPVIALSQLSRAVEQRDDKRPMLSDLRESGSIEQDADMVWFVYREDYYAMATQPKEASDTDPPDVRAKWEDWKEKMERITGLAELIVGKQRHGATGKVRLRFEARITKFSDLAPDDLRAAYTDDD
- a CDS encoding SDR family NAD(P)-dependent oxidoreductase, whose translation is MSAAGPQTGKVMLLAGGSGSVGSAIARAAHAEGWTLAIHGRSQDKVAALVDELAAHGAAEGFLVDIWQADAAEVLVAEVVEQFGRLDAVIDCTATGPGGITGLFRQTEPAAFGQFLDLSVGWLQRLAHAAYPHLARDGGTLIAFVSDAGVFAAPRQALIGAARAGTIGFVRNFALEATRDGIRAHCISPSYVKGSDSARKMGSERMAKAAARAGLGLPAAEDIAPLAVFLCGDGARKITGQVISVNGGLNA
- a CDS encoding glycoside hydrolase family 25 protein, which gives rise to MARAKKRRGGARSSMGVRIAAALLLVALIGGGWAWWHLHHWTPERAAFPMQGVEVGAADGDVNFASLKAIGADFAYLDASVSVFARDPAFVANFEKARAAGMPVGAVHRYDPCQPAGQQAANFVTTVPRDAALLPPAVELDMLADACPVKVTDAKMESELMTFLNQVETHTGKATVLKITKAFEARYGVARKLDRNLWLVEDRVQPDYAGRPWTMWTANTALANEVSDQGLRWVVIQR